The Vigna unguiculata cultivar IT97K-499-35 chromosome 11, ASM411807v1, whole genome shotgun sequence genomic sequence CCATTGCACCAAACAAATTCGAAGTTGAAACCTCGCTGAAGAATTGAAATCGGAAGCAATGGTAGCAAAATGAATGTGAAACTGAAATCCGAAAGAAGAATAATGGTTATCTTAGAATGTGCAGTTAGTTAGGTTGTTTTATTCAGATGGAATTTTGCAGTGTCAGAAACTTTATTCTAGAGagagatgaaaaataatataatatgtgagtgagtgagtgagtgagtgagtgagagagagagaaagagggagTGGTGTCTCTGTTATGGAAGCTGGAAGAAAAGGTAAGACAAAGGGAGAAAGTGAAAATGGAAACAGAGAAGAAATGGAAACTGAAGGAGGCGTTACCGTTATGTTGTTACGAGTGGAGAGACGTTTCAAAACAGAGGGAGTGCAATCGGAAAATAATGGGCGAGGATAACGGCGTTAAACCTGGGACGTTTATGGCATCACGCGACCGTTACATccaacacaaaaacaaacacGCGATAATCAAAACGAaaacctctttttttttttttgaaaaaaacaaaaatgttaacaCTCAACTCACTAATTCTCTGTTTCTTACTGTTACTGTTTACCGTTAGTTCAAAAACAAGTTTGATTTATTCTTTAGTTAATGTTTAAATTGTTGGTTATAATTTATGTCAACGATTAAGAAGAAATTCAAGtgatttttaagttatttatgactttcattattttttaaaattttgttggtgattgaatatttaaaatttgtttataattttttatcaagtaTTTTTCATTCAATAGGTTAAACTACAGTTAAATAATTGGGAAATGtgttatcattttatttaatcttattatttacttacgtaaaaaaaatagtgaaatattgaaattacataaaatgaaactttaattaataatatataataaatacgCATTGAATAGATAGTCGTCATAAGCGATAGGATATAAAATATTAGGAGTTTTATCCAATTGTTTATCCTTTTACATTgaatataatatcaatttatattaaTCATAACACATTGACTTTTAGTAATAtgtaaaaacaagtaaaatggctacaaaatttaatataaaaatgaaagaaaagttaaacggtctcaattgaaaaatacaaatattttgtatactccatacatagaaaataaaagaaaaaattaacaacaacTTGAATCCAAATATCCCTGAAATAACTCTAACTTAACTAAACATCCTTAAAAACACACAAGAGTTTAATTTAACCAATCTCTTAACTATGGTCAACATAATAGCAAGTAATCAAAGAGAAAGATACGATGAAAaccctaattttaatttattcaaattccaattataattttttcataatacaATTGTGTGTCTATGGTGCAAccaaattatcaatatttttcttttggacattattattttatcatccaataaatttttatgaacattttattcgtgacaaataatattaattatctcACGATAGAAGTTAAACGATCCAATCGTGACCTTTTGACTGTTATGCTCTTAGCCAAAATGGTACAATGATTAACTATTATAGTTTTTGCCCTATTAATAATTACTCAATCAAACACTTTATATTCACTATTTTaccatttaactttttttataaaatacaaaagttacttttttttaactttcctTTTGGTCTACAAATCTTATATGTGAAGATATCTAGGAATGGAGGAGACGGTTGGGCCGGGAAAGGAGAACAAAGGGATTGGATTGGGCTTGAGACACAAAGGTGGGCCCAAATTTCTTGATTTTATATTGCAATGCTTCAACATAACAcctctttataataatataagacttttattttgttacattCTCAAGTAACTTCATTGCCCAGAAAAATGGATTTGATGTTGAAATTTTGATGAATTGAGGATTGAGACACTTTGCCTTCCAAGATAATTTAGGTTAAGGTTGCCGTGTACTCCCCAACAAACCAAAAACAAACATGTTCTctatttttgtaactttatcctaaatattttcttttgctatatatttctttatttgtcAACACCTACCCACTTCTCTTAactactttctttttcttctacttcttttaatttcttactAAATTCactcatattttgttcttttattgtattttatggGGTAATTGTAAGTAcaaattttagataaaaatgtaaacgagttaatatatattgtatatcGAAAAATATGTACCCATATTTTCCATCATGGTTCACTGTAAACTTACTCAAGCATGTATTATTATTgtgtaaaattgttttatttatttccatACTATATATTTCAGTTTTTGACTTCAAATGTACTCACTTTCTCGTTCTCATTGATTGGCCATGCATATCATTTCACAACCATTCTTTTAATACtcattttaaagatttaaactTCAAAATCAGTTGTTTTCCTTTccctttttaaatttgtttccgtaaaaatgtaaaatataatttgatttgaatttataaattttgagattACACTGTTTACCGTAAATcccaagaattttttttttatatataatcaattagTTGACAATCcacttttaaaagtattttgaatattaaacaaattaatttttgtattaaaaaaagtggttcaaaaataaaacaatagatGTAGAATACATGTGAAAATTGGTTgggtattaaaataatagtactTATTTACAAATGGTATGAAAATTGAGAGGAGTCaccacatatattttttttttgtatgaaaagAAAACTTGAATGTCTGATggaatgtaataattttttttttatgtatacatTTCAGGTGGttaaattttcatgagaagaggtgaatataataattatattctggATGAGAAGGAAATTAATTCGATAATAAATATACgcattctttttttcaaattttaattatatatagatgATATTTTACTCTAACTTTACTaaaataagagtcaaatatGTTTGTTATGCAGTCAAACAAACATCTTGTAAGCAACAAAACAAATCAAGCATcaatgaaaaaacacataattaaaataattgaattcaaCTTTTTCTTTGAAACGAAGAACAACCTTATGGGCACGACATGCatccaattattttattttttcatcctCTATGTTCATAACTATACATAAACTACTATATATAAGCTTTTATCAAACGaagcatcatcatcatcactaaGCATATCACAGTAAAAAACTCTGAACTCAATGAAAATGAGAATTTCCATGACCAGAATCAGTTTAAAACCCTTGTTCTTGGTCTTCATGTTACTCACATCAACCCATGCAGGAACCATCTCCACCCCAAGTTCAAACCTATTCCGAGAATACATAGGAGCGGAGTTCAACAACGTTAAATTCTCCGATGTTCCCATCAACCCAAGTGTCCAATTCCACTTCATTCTCTCCTTCGCCATCGACTACGACACGGCATCAACCTCTTCTCCGACCAACGGAAAATTCAACGTCTTTTGGGACACCGACAACCTTAACCCTACCCAAGTCTCCGCCATCAAGGCCAAAAACCCAAACGTAAAAGTAGCCCTGAGTCTCGGAGGAGACAGCGTGGGAGGAGGCTCCGCTTACTTCAACCCCTCTTCGATCGATTCCTGGCTTTCCAACGCCGTTTCTTCACTCACCACCATAATCAAAGAGTACAACTTGGACGGAATCGACATCGACTACGAGCACTTCAAAACGGACCCCGAAACGTTCTCGGAGTGCGTGGGGAGGCTCATCAAGACGCTGAAATCGAACGGGGTCATAGAGTTTGCGTCCATTGCTCCTTTCGACGATGACCAAGTTCAGAGCCACTACTTGGCCTTGTGGAAGAGTTACGGGAACCTCATCGACTACGTTAACTTTCAGTTTTATGCGTACGACAAGGGCACTGGTGTGGCACAGTTCATCGACTACTTCAACACGCAGAGTTCGAATTACGAAGGTGGAAAGGTGCTGGTGAGTTTCATCAGTGATGGGAGTGGTGGGTTGGCTCCCAATGATGGGTTCTTCACAGCATGTCATACGTTAAAAACTCAGAATAAGCTTCATGGTATCTTTGTCTGGTCTGCTGATGACTCCATGGGAAATGGTTTTCGTTTTGAGAAGCAATCACAGGCCCTTTTAGCTTTACCCTAGTAAATTAAGTTAGCTTCAAATGCTAATactgaacaaaaatatttagtgTGTATTGGTACTATATATCTCTGTGGATGCATGCATGTATGATATAAATATCTTACAccttttatgttatatttaatttcttaatcatttCTTATCATAATATGCGTCTGTTTTGGTATCATTTTAAATCAATTCTGTGAAGTTAAATTACacttaaaatttacatttttaactGAATCAACCTTTAGTAAATAATAcccttttattatatatatatatatatatatatatatatatatatatatatatatatatatatatatatatatatagtctacTTATATATTCTTGTTCATGAACTTTCCCTAAACCTTCTTATGTTACCCTTTCATGGCTATCATGTTAGTGTTGTTCTTTCAAGTAAAACATATTAGTTGAAGGTTGAAATACTAGGTT encodes the following:
- the LOC114170570 gene encoding chitinase 2-like — encoded protein: MKMRISMTRISLKPLFLVFMLLTSTHAGTISTPSSNLFREYIGAEFNNVKFSDVPINPSVQFHFILSFAIDYDTASTSSPTNGKFNVFWDTDNLNPTQVSAIKAKNPNVKVALSLGGDSVGGGSAYFNPSSIDSWLSNAVSSLTTIIKEYNLDGIDIDYEHFKTDPETFSECVGRLIKTLKSNGVIEFASIAPFDDDQVQSHYLALWKSYGNLIDYVNFQFYAYDKGTGVAQFIDYFNTQSSNYEGGKVLVSFISDGSGGLAPNDGFFTACHTLKTQNKLHGIFVWSADDSMGNGFRFEKQSQALLALP